The following proteins are co-located in the Nitrospira sp. genome:
- the tatA gene encoding twin-arginine translocase TatA/TatE family subunit, translating to MFGSFGWMELMLILIIVLIIFGAGKLPQLGEGLGKAIKGFKKTVHEADAIDVTPGEPAPPTQIAAPAQPVPPPAAPVQQSEQAKQG from the coding sequence ATGTTCGGCTCATTCGGCTGGATGGAGCTCATGCTGATTTTGATCATCGTGTTGATCATTTTCGGCGCCGGCAAATTGCCGCAGTTGGGCGAAGGGCTCGGCAAGGCCATCAAGGGATTCAAGAAGACCGTGCATGAGGCCGACGCCATCGATGTGACGCCGGGCGAGCCAGCGCCGCCCACGCAGATTGCCGCGCCGGCCCAGCCAGTGCCGCCACCGGCCGCGCCGGTGCAGCAGAGCGAACAGGCGAAACAGGGCTAA
- a CDS encoding twin-arginine translocase TatA/TatE family subunit has protein sequence MFGLGAGEVLIILVIAFLLFGPKQLPEVGRQVGKAVKGFKETAEDLRKSVEPELNMIQQEVKMVEQDFQASMKEAEEEINAAGQKPEQGQKSINEANQV, from the coding sequence ATGTTTGGATTAGGCGCCGGCGAAGTGCTCATCATTCTCGTGATTGCGTTTCTGCTCTTTGGGCCGAAGCAATTGCCGGAGGTGGGGCGGCAAGTCGGGAAGGCGGTCAAGGGATTTAAGGAAACGGCGGAAGACCTGCGGAAATCGGTGGAGCCAGAGCTCAACATGATTCAGCAGGAAGTGAAGATGGTCGAGCAGGACTTCCAAGCCTCCATGAAAGAAGCCGAAGAAGAGATCAACGCCGCTGGCCAGAAGCCGGAGCAGGGCCAAAAGTCGATCAACGAGGCGAATCAGGTCTGA